One Oryza brachyantha chromosome 3, ObraRS2, whole genome shotgun sequence DNA segment encodes these proteins:
- the LOC102704319 gene encoding pentatricopeptide repeat-containing protein At1g43980, mitochondrial-like produces MPRPPVPTVSTLSALLAGCVSVSAAAALHARLLKSSRLFRPVFLANCLAAAYSRLGAAPSAVAMLRHAPEANIFSRNILLSATLKSRDLLAARRLFDEMPDKDAVAYNSMMLGYIDGGRSVEALSLVPAMLEAGVRLSGFTFSIVLSAVRVGRHGLQVHAAAVRNHFTHQNSVVSNALINMYRRVGLMEHAVQVFWSMSGHDIVSWNSIMSVYRDDGQCNWVFDCFQLIRSHGFFVDDCSLSIVLSACIDADDFSKGDQLLAHCVKMGHLTNSLICSAAISLLCASDRLADAVWLFEGMATWDSETCNAMISGYARRGLMEQALGLFATALQNSVLPTGFTFASVLRWSSCFGLVEQGTQIHALIFKLGLEDDLIIATALVDMYCKLASLKHAKKIFKRVSVKDLVLWNTMIIGLSHNGRGKEALQVFRQMLNYNIQPDRITLSGVLSACSLEGLVKELIKIVLFENKYHIVPGVEHHTCVVDMLSRAGLLREAVDFVESKMQKCIVDALSNILGASLVKKDFGMAEIIAEKLMKLKPQSSLPYVVLARSYGTRCKWESMARMWRSMEHQGTKEVEECSWISIKNQIHVFTSVQILHHGREATYSMLDLLSWDMMQHRYVPRHVEFMYTQEEPSNSEISGCHQLFCDYSS; encoded by the coding sequence ATGCCTCGACCACCAGTTCCCACCGTCTCCACCCTCTCCGCGCTCCTTGCCGGCTGCGTTTCCGTCAGCGCTGCCGCTGCGCTCCATGCTCGCCTACTCAAGTCCTCCCGCCTGTTCCGGCCAGTCTTCCTTGCCAATTGCCTCGCGGCGGCCTACTCTCGCCTCGGCGCTGCCCCGTCTGCCGTCGCCATGCTACGCCACGCGCCGGAGGCCAACATATTCTCCCGCAATATCCTCCTCAGCGCGACGCTCAAGTCCCGTGACCTCCTTGCTGCGCGCAGGCTGTTTGACGAAATGCCTGACAAGGATGCAGTTGCCTACAACTCCATGATGTTGGGCTACATCGATGGTGGGCGCTCCGTTGAGGCTTTAAGCCTCGTTCCAGCAATGTTGGAGGCAGGCGTCAGGCTTAGCGGCTTCACCTTCTCCATTGTTTTGTCAGCTGTTCGGGTTGGTCGCCATGGGTTACAGGTTCATGCAGCTGCTGTCCGCAACCATTTCACACATCAGAATTCTGTAGTCAGCAATGCACTCATCAATATGTATCGGCGTGTTGGCCTCATGGAACATGCAGTGCAGGTGTTTTGGAGTATGAGTGGACATGATATTGTTTCTTGGAATTCTATCATGTCAGTTTACAGGGATGATGGCCAGTGCAATTGGGTGTTTGACTGTTTCCAGTTGATTAGGAGCCATGGGTTCTTTGTTGATGACTGCAGTTTGTCCATAGTGCTTAGCGCGTGCATAGATGCTGACGATTTCTCTAAGGGTGACCAATTGTTGGCCCATTGTGTCAAAATGGGTCATCTTACAAATTCTCTCATTTGTAGTGCTGCTATTAGCCTATTATGTGCATCTGACAGACTTGCTGATGCTGTTTGGCTTTTTGAAGGAATGGCAACATGGGACTCTGAAACTTGTAATGCAATGATATCAGGCTATGCAAGGAGAGGATTAATGGAACAAGCTCTGGGCCTTTTTGCAACAGCACTGCAAAATAGTGTTCTCCCAACTGGGTTTACTTTTGCGAGTGTCCTGAGATGGAGTTCGTGTTTTGGTTTGGTGGAACAAGGCACTCAAATTCACGCCTTGATTTTTAAACTTGGGCTTGAAGATGATTTAATCATTGCCACTGCACTTGTTGACATGTACTGCAAATTAGCTTCCTTGAAACATGCCAAGAAAATCTTCAAGAGGGTAAGTGTCAAGGATTTGGTATTGTGGAATACAATGATCATTGGTCTTTCACACAATGGGAGAGGTAAAGAAGCTCTTCAAGTGTTTCGGCAGATGTTGAACTATAATATCCAACCAGACAGGATTACACTTTCTGGTGTTTTATCTGCCTGTAGCTTGGAAGGTCTGGTGaaagaattaataaaaatcgtcctttttgaaaacaaatacCATATTGTTCCTGGCGTGGAGCATCACACATGTGTTGTTGACATGTTAAGCCGTGCAGGACTGCTTAGAGAGGCAGTAGATTTTGTCGAGAGCAAGATGCAAAAGTGTATTGTTGATGCTTTATCCAATATTCTCGGGGCCTCGTTGGTCAAAAAGGACTTTGGCATGGCAGAAATTATTGCAGAAAAGCTGATGAAACTGAAGCCTCAATCCTCGCTACCATATGTTGTTCTTGCTCGATCTTATGGCACCAGATGTAAGTGGGAAAGCATGGCCAGAATGTGGAGGTCAATGGAACATCAAGGAACAAAGGAAGTTGAGGAATGTAGTTGGATCTCTATCAAGAATCAAATCCATGTGTTTACTTCTGTACAAATATTGCATCATGGTAGAGAAGCTACATATTCAATGTTAGATCTGTTGTCTTGGGACATGATGCAACATAGATATGTTCCTAGGCATGTTGAATTTATGTATACACAAGAAGAGCCAAGTAACAGTGAGATATCAGGTTGTCATCAGCTGTTCTGTGATTATTCTTCATAA
- the LOC102703664 gene encoding putative pentatricopeptide repeat-containing protein At1g77010, mitochondrial, which produces MAVAIDVRSCIQLLRSCSAVAGQQLHQLLLKSGHVPSSLPPSNSLLLMYARCSPLYCHDAHHLFNEMPIKNCFSYNSVIAAHLNSGDRHAALNIFRSMPEKNTFSWNTIITGMVSTGDLDMARSLLIQMPIKDAVACNAVLHRYVRCGRVDEAFDLIRKVSLHCNGAEATSPWNDPFVLATVVGACADRMKYNFGRQAHARMVVSRIELDLVLSCALVDMYCKCGDLDSARCVLNGLTQVDEFSLSALIYGYASFGQLDEALQIFDKKEKPSIVLWNSLISGCAFACCGNDAFAFVVRMMRSNVSPDSSSYSSIFNVCGFSGMVNHGQQIHGYGLKSGAVNDLIVASALIDFYSKCGLWEEACRAFRELRFHDTIVLNSMITVYSNCGRIEEARRVFDMITNKSLISWNSMVVGLSQNGHATDALGLFCEMHRFGLRLDKVAIASALSASSSICSINFGEQIFSLATVLGLQADHVVASSLIDLYCKCGSLANGCRIFAEIDKLDEVLWNSMLSGYASNGYGHEALELLELMKTKGIKPSERTFIGVLSACCHSGLVREGLTWFQRMDADFSVSPSAEHYACVTDLLVRAGQLEEAVEFIEKMPFKADAISWTTVIGGCKALGNEAVMQKLVKKLMEMESSHPSLYVQLSSGLAAQGDWVKSAEMRSMMHERRIKKNPGFSWIDS; this is translated from the coding sequence ATGGCTGTGGCGATAGATGTCCGCAGCTGTATCCAACTCCTCCGCTCCTGCAGTGCTGTGGCCGGTCAGCAACTGCATCAGCTCCTTCTCAAGTCTGGCCATGTCCCGTCATCCCTGCCGCCCTCTAACTCCTTGCTCCTCATGTATGCACGCTGCTCCCCGCTCTACTGCCATGATGCACACCACCTGTTCAATGAAATGCCCATCAAGAACTGCTTTTCCTACAACTCTGTTATCGCAGCCCACCTTAACTCTGGAGACCGCCATGCAGCACTCAATATCTTCCGATCTATGCCTGAGAAGAACACCTTCTCATGGAATACAATCATAACTGGCATGGTATCCACAGGTGATCTTGACATGGCTCGGTCTCTGCTGATTCAAATGCCCATCAAGGATGCTGTGGCTTGCAATGCTGTTTTGCATAGGTATGTCCGATGTGGCCGGGTGGATGAGGCATTTGATCTGATCAGGAAGGTTAGTCTGCATTGCAATGGTGCAGAGGCCACCTCACCATGGAATGACCCATTTGTGCTTGCAACGGTTGTTGGTGCTTGTGCTGATAGGATGAAGTACAATTTTGGCAGGCAGGCTCATGCTCGGATGGTGGTCTCCAGGATTGAACTCGATTTGGTATTGAGTTGCGCATTGGTCGACATGTATTGTAAATGTGGGGATTTGGATTCTGCCCGGTGCGTCCTTAATGGTTTAACACAGGTTGATGAGTTCTCACTTTCTGCACTCATATATGGCTATGCTTCTTTTGGACAATTGGATGAGGCACTGcaaatttttgacaaaaagGAGAAGCCTAGTATTGTATTGTGGAATTCTCTTATCAGTGGCTGTGCATTTGCCTGCTGTGGAAATGatgcttttgcttttgttgtAAGGATGATGCGATCAAATGTGTCACCCGATTCTTCAAGTTATTCCAGCATTTTTAATGTATGTGGTTTTTCAGGCATGGTGAATCATGGGCAGCAGATTCATGGGTATGGTCTAAAAAGTGGAGCAGTCAATGACCTGATAGTAGCAAGTGCACTCATCGACTTCTACTCAAAATGTGGCCTCTGGGAGGAGGCTTGCAGAGCTTTTAGAGAGCTTAGGTTTCATGATACCATAGTGCTCAATTCAATGATCACTGTTTACTCAAACTGTGGGCGGATAGAAGAAGCAAGAAGAGTTTTTGATATGATCACTAACAAGAGTTTGATCTCATGGAATTCTATGGTTGTTGGGTTGAGCCAGAATGGGCATGCCACTGATGCACTTGGGCTATTCTGTGAGATGCATCGGTTTGGTTTGCGGCTTGACAAGGTTGCTATAGCCAGTGCTCTGAGTGCATCGAGCAGCATTTGCTCTATTAATTTTGGAGAGCAGATTTTTTCTCTAGCCACTGTTCTTGGTCTGCAAGCTGACCATGTTGTTGCGTCTTCACTCATTGATTTGTATTGCAAATGTGGAAGCCTAGCAAATGGGTGCAGGATTTTTGCTGAAATCGATAAGCTAGATGAGGTCTTATGGAACTCAATGCTGAGTGGTTATGCTTCCAATGGGTATGGACATGAAGCATTGGAACTCTTGGAGTTGATGAAAACTAAGGGTATAAAGCCAAGTGAACGAACATTTATTGGTGTCCTTTCTGCATGCTGCCACTCTGGACTTGTGAGAGAGGGCCTAACTTGGTTTCAGCGGATGGATGCAGACTTCAGTGTGAGTCCATCAGCTGAGCATTACGCATGTGTGACTGACCTCTTAGTACGTGCGGGTCAGCTGGAAGAAGCAGTTGAATTCATTGAGAAAATGCCCTTTAAAGCTGATGCAATAAGCTGGACAACTGTTATTGGTGGGTGCAAAGCTCTGGGCAATGAGGCCGTGATGCAGAAGTTGGTGAAGAAGCTGATGGAGATGGAATCATCACATCCTAGCTTGTATGTGCAACTGTCCAGTGGGCTTGCTGCTCAAGGGGATTGGGTTAAATCTGCAGAAATGAGGAGTATGATGCATGAGAGAAGAATTAAGAAGAACCCTGGTTTCAGTTGGATTGACTCTTAG